In Gimesia benthica, a single window of DNA contains:
- a CDS encoding glycoside hydrolase family protein: MTGRWSFLVLLLLCPATVRADSLVCCDRSQTYQIALDKESKVGEASLREHTIVWHPAKKKYYLLADVVPLTSQHHPNTYNTEIHLFSSPNLQNWTYHGVAIPKGTKAGRFDRFGVASPASATFHNGLIYCPYSARRTSHFTERSIGLACSHPDPEQLPWQKTTHPIADLPGEDDDAALISDASDNHLHLYFRTASSQGYQILHSQSSHPLKEDSWSKPVVISIKPEGVRAQELTGAALLNGEYHLFVIEHFYQGGAQVAHLASHNPEGPFHEFDKEQRYLLPEEQPPNIVYSGHITPVVREGTIKAFFWTVSQTGKRYGLLGHPALKPSAD, encoded by the coding sequence ATGACTGGTCGATGGAGTTTTCTGGTCCTGCTTCTGCTCTGTCCCGCCACAGTCCGAGCGGACTCTCTGGTCTGCTGTGATCGTTCTCAGACGTATCAGATCGCGTTAGATAAAGAATCGAAAGTCGGAGAAGCCAGTCTCCGCGAGCACACGATCGTCTGGCATCCCGCTAAGAAGAAGTATTATCTGCTGGCCGACGTCGTCCCGCTCACCAGCCAGCACCATCCGAATACCTATAATACGGAGATTCATTTATTCTCCAGCCCGAATCTTCAGAACTGGACCTATCACGGCGTCGCAATCCCCAAAGGAACGAAAGCCGGCCGCTTTGATCGCTTTGGTGTCGCCAGTCCTGCCTCCGCGACTTTTCACAATGGACTCATCTACTGCCCCTACAGTGCCCGTCGCACCAGTCATTTTACTGAGCGCAGTATCGGCCTGGCCTGTTCGCATCCGGACCCCGAGCAACTTCCCTGGCAAAAAACGACACATCCCATCGCGGACCTTCCCGGCGAAGATGACGACGCCGCCCTGATCAGCGATGCCTCCGACAATCATCTGCATCTCTACTTTCGGACAGCCAGTTCGCAGGGATATCAGATCCTCCATTCACAGTCATCGCATCCACTCAAGGAAGATTCCTGGTCGAAACCGGTCGTAATCTCCATCAAGCCGGAAGGGGTCCGGGCCCAAGAACTCACGGGCGCCGCACTGCTCAACGGCGAATACCACCTGTTTGTGATCGAACACTTCTACCAGGGAGGTGCGCAAGTCGCACATCTGGCGTCCCATAACCCGGAAGGTCCCTTTCACGAGTTCGACAAAGAACAGCGGTACCTGCTCCCTGAAGAACAACCGCCCAACATCGTCTACAGCGGGCACATTACTCCCGTTGTCAGAGAAGGGACCATCAAAGCCTTTTTCTGGACCGTTTCTCAGACAGGGAAACGCTACGGGCTTTTGGGACATCCCGCACTGAAACCATCGGCGGACTGA
- a CDS encoding type II secretion system protein produces the protein MIKTTRKQPRRAGFTLVEVLIVVVILGILAATVLPQFTSSNDDARESVLVQDLQTLRSQIQLYKFQHEGKFPADGSTDPNVFRDSLLLSSDKDGTTGAVGTKPLGPYLIGSLPPNPFTGGRGVMIVTDVAGTTPDETAKDGTETVGWIYNPATGQIKGNNAGTAANGTSLDAL, from the coding sequence ATGATTAAAACTACACGAAAACAACCAAGACGAGCAGGTTTTACCCTCGTCGAAGTGCTGATTGTGGTCGTGATCCTCGGGATCCTGGCTGCGACAGTACTGCCACAATTTACCTCATCCAATGATGACGCTCGCGAGTCGGTTCTAGTTCAGGACCTGCAGACTCTGCGAAGTCAGATTCAGTTGTACAAATTCCAGCACGAAGGAAAATTCCCTGCGGACGGTTCAACCGACCCCAATGTTTTCCGTGATTCGCTGCTGCTGTCCAGCGACAAAGATGGCACTACGGGTGCTGTCGGTACCAAACCACTGGGACCTTACCTCATCGGCAGTCTGCCTCCGAACCCCTTCACCGGTGGTCGGGGTGTCATGATCGTAACCGATGTTGCAGGAACCACTCCTGATGAAACCGCGAAAGACGGTACTGAAACGGTCGGCTGGATCTACAATCCTGCTACCGGTCAGATCAAAGGGAACAACGCTGGTACAGCCGCTAACGGCACCAGCCTGGATGCACTGTAA
- a CDS encoding sulfatase-like hydrolase/transferase, producing the protein MSFLKLSLTFLLALFLSPLFLSAQEAPSSAVPGRPNIMVVLCDDLGYGDLACYGHPVIQSPHLDRFAREGLKLTSCYAAHPNCSPSRTGLMTGRTPFRVGVYNWIPMYSPMHVRKQEITIATLLRQSGYATCHVGKWHLNGMFNLVGQPQPSDHGFDHWFATQNNALPTHENPFNFVRNAKPVGKLEGYASQLVADEAEDWLVNLRDKAKPFFMFVCFHEPHEPIASAERFRKLYTAPEGSTLPAHHGNVTQMDDAFGRILKTLEDQKLRENTLIIFTSDNGPAITGRHPHGSAGPLRDKKGYTYEGGIRVPGIIQWSGHVKAGTTSDVPICGVDILPTLCEVAKIPAPTDRVLDGTSILPLFEGQALQRKRPLYWQFNRSRNEPKVAIRDGEWKLLARLDVPTPKPSGSITAEEIKDLKRAQLTGFELYHIASDIGETTDRSESEREIFEKMKRQMQEIYAEVQAEAPIWPAWQQVGYEGKIIREYYQQQKQGQK; encoded by the coding sequence ATGTCGTTCCTGAAGCTCTCGTTGACGTTCCTGCTGGCCCTGTTCCTGTCTCCTCTCTTTCTCTCTGCCCAGGAGGCGCCTTCCTCTGCAGTGCCCGGACGGCCGAATATCATGGTCGTGCTCTGCGATGATCTGGGGTATGGTGACCTGGCCTGTTACGGTCATCCGGTGATTCAAAGTCCCCACCTCGACCGGTTCGCGAGAGAGGGATTGAAGCTGACGAGCTGCTACGCCGCCCATCCCAACTGTTCTCCCTCCCGTACGGGACTGATGACGGGCCGGACCCCGTTTCGCGTGGGTGTGTATAACTGGATTCCCATGTATTCTCCCATGCATGTCCGCAAGCAGGAGATTACCATTGCGACCCTGCTCCGTCAGTCAGGTTATGCCACCTGTCATGTCGGCAAATGGCACTTGAACGGGATGTTCAATCTGGTGGGGCAGCCTCAACCGTCAGATCATGGTTTCGATCACTGGTTCGCGACCCAGAACAACGCCCTGCCCACGCATGAGAATCCGTTTAACTTCGTACGAAACGCGAAGCCGGTCGGGAAACTGGAAGGTTATGCATCACAGCTGGTTGCCGACGAAGCGGAGGACTGGCTGGTCAATCTCAGGGATAAGGCAAAACCGTTCTTCATGTTCGTCTGTTTTCATGAACCACACGAACCCATTGCGAGTGCAGAACGGTTCCGCAAATTGTATACCGCACCAGAGGGCTCGACTCTGCCCGCCCATCATGGGAACGTGACGCAGATGGACGATGCCTTTGGTCGTATCCTGAAAACACTCGAGGATCAGAAACTTCGCGAGAACACACTGATCATTTTCACCAGTGACAACGGTCCGGCGATCACCGGTCGTCATCCGCATGGATCCGCAGGACCTTTGCGGGATAAGAAAGGTTATACCTACGAAGGTGGGATTCGTGTGCCGGGTATTATTCAGTGGTCCGGTCATGTGAAAGCCGGAACCACCAGCGATGTGCCGATCTGTGGTGTCGATATCCTGCCGACCCTGTGTGAGGTCGCGAAGATCCCCGCTCCCACCGATCGTGTGCTGGACGGCACGAGTATCCTGCCGCTGTTCGAGGGGCAGGCATTGCAGCGCAAGCGTCCTTTGTACTGGCAGTTCAACCGGTCGCGTAACGAACCCAAGGTGGCCATTCGCGATGGTGAATGGAAGTTGCTGGCGCGACTCGATGTGCCAACTCCAAAACCTTCGGGCAGTATCACCGCAGAGGAGATTAAAGACCTGAAGCGGGCACAGCTGACCGGGTTTGAGTTGTATCATATCGCCAGCGATATCGGGGAGACCACTGATCGTTCCGAAAGCGAACGCGAGATCTTCGAAAAGATGAAGCGGCAGATGCAGGAGATTTACGCCGAGGTCCAGGCAGAAGCACCGATCTGGCCGGCCTGGCAACAGGTGGGTTATGAAGGCAAAATCATCCGGGAGTATTACCAGCAGCAGAAGCAGGGACAGAAATAA
- a CDS encoding DUF1549 and DUF1553 domain-containing protein, with the protein MKNKMMFHRTLMVTTFLLGICALNTSRAAETALQVSPEQIELSGLLDYFQIQVSVLEDKKIVGDLTHEASYKSLTPEVLEVNAEGLVRPLQTGKGQIQVTQGKEQRVIEVVVNSRKNGKNVSFVKDVVPVLNKGGCSLGGCHASQFGKGGFKLSLFGYAPEQDYPAIARDDRQRRVSILQPEQSLILQKASMGMAHGGGRRFAKDSYEYRILKEWIAEAVTEIDDKEPTVVGMELTPMSRRYKQGDIQQLRVVAEYSDGSKQDVTALAQYDSLIENIATVTPRGKIEIQGPGQTAVMVRFMGQAKISTVISPYKEKVNLAEFKPNNFIDEQIKQRYEELGLEASPLCSDEVFIRRAFLDTIGTLPSPEKVKSFLESKDPNKRSYLIDELLGLTGDPERDVYVEAWSAYWGMKWGDLLRINRNKIGDGGMWAFSNWVRQSLRENKPVDKFVNEIITAQGSIYQNGPANYFKIATNPEDLAEATSQIFLGVRLQCAKCHHHPFEVYSQKDYYSLAAFFTRVGNKGSVEFGALGQDTIIKVKNSGSIRHPRTRKTMEPTPLMGEPIDTKTVRDFRRPLATWITSPENRLFSKNIVNRFWSYYMGTGFVEPIDDMRETNPASNPELLNALADHFVNSGYDLKELMRVIMNSRAYQLSSNPLPENVAKTRFYTHYNVKRLSAEVLLDALDDITGSQERFRGVPQGTRAIELPDPNYDSYFLDTLGRPKRVITCECERTSQPNLAQVLQVANGQLINTKLSAKSGRIEQLLKEKAPDKDVFTEMYLVAFSRYPTKEELANCDQIVKAAPNKREGYQDVLWAISNSREFLFNH; encoded by the coding sequence GTGAAGAATAAAATGATGTTTCACCGCACACTCATGGTTACCACATTTCTGTTGGGAATCTGCGCCCTGAATACATCCCGCGCCGCTGAAACGGCTCTGCAGGTTTCCCCGGAACAGATCGAACTCTCCGGTCTGCTGGATTATTTCCAGATCCAGGTCTCGGTGCTGGAAGACAAAAAAATCGTCGGCGATCTGACTCATGAAGCCAGCTATAAAAGTCTGACCCCTGAAGTACTGGAAGTGAATGCGGAAGGACTTGTCCGGCCGCTCCAGACAGGAAAAGGTCAGATCCAGGTCACACAGGGCAAAGAGCAGCGCGTCATCGAAGTCGTCGTTAATTCGCGGAAGAACGGCAAGAACGTCAGCTTCGTGAAAGATGTGGTACCGGTCCTCAACAAGGGGGGCTGCAGCCTGGGTGGCTGTCATGCGTCTCAGTTCGGTAAGGGGGGCTTTAAATTATCGCTCTTCGGTTATGCACCGGAACAGGACTACCCCGCAATTGCCCGCGACGACCGTCAGCGTCGCGTCTCGATTTTACAGCCCGAACAGAGTCTGATTCTGCAGAAAGCCTCGATGGGTATGGCACACGGCGGGGGACGCCGCTTCGCGAAGGACTCCTACGAATACCGGATCCTGAAAGAGTGGATCGCCGAAGCTGTCACCGAAATCGACGATAAGGAACCGACAGTGGTCGGCATGGAACTGACGCCGATGTCCCGTCGCTACAAGCAGGGAGACATTCAGCAGCTCCGCGTCGTCGCTGAATACAGTGACGGTTCCAAACAGGACGTAACCGCTCTGGCACAATACGACAGTCTGATTGAAAACATCGCCACCGTCACACCACGGGGCAAAATTGAAATCCAGGGACCGGGTCAGACCGCGGTCATGGTCCGCTTCATGGGCCAGGCAAAAATTTCGACCGTGATCTCTCCTTACAAAGAAAAGGTCAACCTGGCTGAATTCAAACCCAATAACTTTATCGACGAACAGATTAAACAGCGTTACGAAGAACTGGGGCTCGAGGCTTCGCCCCTCTGCTCGGATGAAGTTTTCATTCGTCGCGCCTTCCTTGATACCATCGGAACTCTCCCCAGCCCCGAAAAGGTCAAGTCGTTCCTGGAATCGAAAGACCCCAACAAGCGCAGCTACCTGATCGACGAACTGCTGGGTCTGACCGGCGATCCCGAACGGGATGTGTATGTCGAAGCCTGGAGTGCCTATTGGGGCATGAAATGGGGCGACCTGCTGCGTATCAACCGTAACAAGATCGGCGATGGTGGCATGTGGGCCTTCTCCAACTGGGTCCGTCAGTCGCTGCGGGAAAACAAACCGGTCGACAAATTCGTAAACGAGATCATTACGGCCCAGGGATCCATTTATCAGAATGGGCCGGCCAACTATTTCAAAATCGCAACCAATCCCGAAGACCTCGCCGAAGCCACTTCGCAGATCTTTCTGGGAGTCCGTCTGCAGTGTGCCAAGTGTCACCACCATCCCTTCGAAGTTTACAGCCAGAAAGATTACTACAGTCTGGCTGCCTTCTTCACCCGCGTCGGCAACAAAGGGAGCGTTGAATTCGGTGCCCTGGGACAGGACACGATCATCAAAGTCAAGAACAGCGGTTCAATCCGGCATCCGCGAACCCGTAAGACAATGGAACCGACTCCGTTGATGGGTGAGCCGATCGACACGAAAACGGTTCGTGATTTCCGTCGTCCGCTGGCCACCTGGATCACGTCCCCGGAAAACCGCCTGTTCTCGAAAAATATTGTCAACCGCTTCTGGTCCTACTACATGGGAACCGGCTTCGTGGAACCGATCGACGACATGCGGGAAACCAATCCGGCTTCCAACCCGGAACTGCTCAACGCACTGGCCGATCACTTTGTTAATTCGGGCTACGATCTGAAAGAACTGATGCGGGTCATCATGAACTCCCGCGCTTATCAGCTCTCTTCAAATCCGCTCCCCGAAAACGTGGCCAAGACACGGTTCTACACACATTACAATGTGAAGCGGCTCTCAGCCGAAGTCCTGCTGGATGCTCTGGATGACATTACCGGTTCGCAGGAACGCTTCCGCGGCGTTCCCCAGGGAACCCGGGCCATTGAGCTGCCCGATCCCAACTACGACTCTTACTTTCTGGATACGCTGGGACGTCCCAAGCGGGTCATCACCTGTGAGTGCGAACGCACCAGCCAGCCCAACCTGGCCCAGGTGCTGCAGGTGGCCAACGGTCAGCTGATTAATACAAAGCTGTCCGCCAAGTCTGGTCGCATTGAGCAGCTGTTGAAAGAAAAGGCCCCCGATAAGGATGTCTTTACAGAAATGTATCTGGTCGCCTTCAGTCGTTACCCCACCAAAGAAGAACTGGCCAACTGCGATCAGATCGTCAAAGCCGCCCCCAACAAACGGGAAGGCTACCAGGACGTTCTCTGGGCCATCAGTAACAGCCGCGAGTTCCTGTTCAACCATTGA